From a single Nicotiana tomentosiformis chromosome 2, ASM39032v3, whole genome shotgun sequence genomic region:
- the LOC104106054 gene encoding protein S40-4-like — MAMRKSYLFLGGKERISPMPCSASTLQFEFDESDIWCNSNNPDEILPQKSIPNSRFLKKSAKKSGGRAISSAAATTSLPVNIPDWSKILGNDYKNNCLRERNDDDDDDVDCRIPPHELLARTRVASFSVQEGMGRTLKGRDLSRVRNAIWKQTGFED, encoded by the coding sequence ATGGCAATGAGAAAGAGCTACCTCTTTCTAGGAGGAAAAGAAAGGATTAGTCCTATGCCTTGTAGTGCTAGTACTCTACAATTCGAGTTTGATGAATCTGATATATGGTGTAATTCTAATAATCCAGACGAAATTCTTCCTCAAAAATCAATACCTAATTCACGTTTCTTGAAAAAATCAGCAAAGAAAAGTGGAGGGCGGGCAATATCttcagcagcagcaacaacatcATTGCCGGTGAACATACCGGATTGGTCGAAAATCCTAGGTAATGATTACAAGAATAATTGTCTAAGAGAGAGAAACGACGACGATGACGATGACGTGGATTGTAGAATTCCACCTCATGAATTATTGGCAAGGACAAGAGTGGCTTCATTTTCAGTACAAGAAGGTATGGGGAGGACTCTTAAAGGAAGAGACTTGAGTAGGGTGAGGAATGCTATTTGGAAGCAAACTGGTTTTGAAGATTAA